The following proteins are encoded in a genomic region of Debaryomyces hansenii CBS767 chromosome G complete sequence:
- a CDS encoding DEHA2G07414p (similar to uniprot|Q99312 Saccharomyces cerevisiae YOR155C ISN1 Inosine 5'-monophosphate (IMP)-specific 5'-nucleotidase), translating into MTSRYRVEYALKSHRRDEFIEWIKGLLAVPFVLHADVENYDTDFMKHYEDPEAYEDYLLSREYEIALECQNRYKEIFADVEKLVNHAIIIDKLQDKNPTYVDTSRLRKLVPSVGRFFTPLPLTEAFLVEDSRRSISKRRLVSPSFNDVRSILNTAQVLALAKMYQDSDESGSRLKLITFDGDVTLYADGSSLTPDAPVIDKLIKLLSMNLFIGVVTAAGYPGQSGVPQYYERLKGLIDRIRTTPELNDHQRENLLVMGGESNYLFRYDNEFGNLKFIEADEWYLPIMSSWDKLKIDYIMSTTDKHLKHLQKKFKLDDMDKTTIIRKERSIGIIPNPGYRILREHLEEMVLSCSMKLQEILARTARTPVNMEIVNQLDTSQAVSTQNAADDHIKVCAFNGGSDVWVDIGDKSLGVESLQKYLCKDVKYEHKVCPILKSESLHIGDQFASLGANDFKARLSACTVWIASPRETVAILEDLIQHLSNK; encoded by the coding sequence ATGACATCTAGATACAGAGTTGAATATGCATTAAAGAGCCATCGTAGggatgaatttattgagtGGATAAAAGGCTTATTGGCCGTGCCATTCGTTCTTCATGCAGATGTGGAGAATTATGATACCGATTTCATGAAGCATTACGAAGATCCTGAGGCATATGAAGACTATCTTTTGTCTCGAGAATATGAAATTGCATTAGAATGTCAAAACAGATACAAGGAGATATTTGCTGATGTCGAAAAATTGGTGAATCATGCTATCATTATCGACAAGTTGCAGGATAAGAACCCGACGTATGTGGACACCAGCAGATTGAGGAAATTGGTTCCAAGCGTTGGAAGATTTTTCACCCCATTACCTTTAACTGAAGCGTTCTTAGTTGAAGATTCAAGAAGGCTGATATCTAAAAGGAGATTGGTCAGTCCGTCGTTCAATGATGTGAGGTCTATATTGAATACTGCTCAAGTGTTGGCCCTTGCGAAGATGTACCAAGATAGCGATGAATCTGGATCCAggttgaaattgattacTTTCGATGGTGATGTTACACTATACGCCGACGGAAGTTCATTAACCCCGGATGCACCTGTTATTGATAAGCTAATTAAGTTGTTATCgatgaatttatttatcGGAGTTGTAACTGCAGCTGGTTATCCGGGTCAGCTGGGGGTTCCTCAGTACTATGAAAGATTGAAGGGTTTGATAGATAGAATCCGTACCACTCCAGAGTTGAATGATCACCAAAGAGAGAATTTACTTGTTATGGGCGGTGAATcgaattatttgtttagatatgataatgaatttggCAACCTAAAGTTTATTGAAGCCGACGAGTGGTACTTACCTATAATGCTGAGTTGGGATAAACTAAAGATTGACTACATTATGCTGACGACAGACAAACATCTAAAACATTTGCAGAAAAAGTTCAAATTAGATGATATGGATAAGACCACAATCATAAGAAAGGAAAGATCCATTGGTATCATTCCTAACCCAGGATATAGAATCTTGCGGGAGCACTTAGAAGAGATGGTTCTTTCATGTTCTATGAAATTACAAGAGATCTTGGCAAGAACAGCCAGAACTCCAGTAAACATGGAAATTGTTAATCAACTAGATACAAGCCAAGCAGTATCCACTCAGAACGCCGCTGATGATCATATCAAAGTGTGTGCTTTTAATGGGGGTTCCGATGTGTGGGTTGATATTGGGGACAAAAGTTTGGGAGTCGAATCTCTACAAAAGTATTTATGCAAAGACGTAAAATATGAACATAAGGTTTGTCCAATCTTAAAAAGTGAAAGTTTACATATTGGTGATCAGTTCGCTAGTCTTGGTGCAAATGATTTTAAAGCAAGATTGAGTGCATGTACAGTATGGATTGCAAGCCCAAGAGAAACTGTTGCAATCTTAGAAGACTTAATACAGCATTTGTCAAATAAATAG
- a CDS encoding DEHA2G07436p (similar to uniprot|Q08651 Saccharomyces cerevisiae YOR246C Protein with similarity to oxidoreductases) — protein sequence MLLNKNTYTNNSTSFANMVVYFDPNTAPFLNPAVDRRVAFITGGNSGIGWFTILHLYLHGYTVYVAGRTESKVRKAIEDIKIEAEKRVKEYTKEEQDARSLGSLDYVYLDLLDLSTVVAAAESFSKKEPELHILINNAGIMGVPYEETKDGYEIQYQVNFASHFLLTFKLLPLIKKVASKGSIQPRIIQLTSGGHRASYRYFQPSENMNKFPNILYTWYRYGAAKLASIQFMNLLGKANPDILCVSVHPGIIFGTELFKYWKKMPIFGYLSSASMYAVAPLIGVQIEEGSLSTLKTALDPKINSLQDNGKYYVTGGSEGSTSRVAQNEKDAITTWNWNLDYMRKHNFNIDAPKL from the coding sequence ATGCTTCTAAATAAGAATACTTACACTAATAATTCGACATCTTTTGCAAATATGGTAGTATACTTTGACCCAAACACAGCTCCTTTTTTAAACCCAGCAGTTGACCGCCGAGTTGCTTTCATCACCGGCGGAAATAGTGGTATCGGTTGGTTTACAATTTTACATTTATACTTGCATGGGTATACGGTTTACGTTGCAGGAAGAACCGAATCCAAAGTACGCAAAGCTATTGAGGatataaaaattgaagCCGAGAAAAGAGTGAAGGAATATActaaagaagaacaagatgCAAGATCCTTAGGTTCTCTTGACTATGtttatttggatttgttAGACTTGTCAACAGTTGTAGCAGCTGCAGAATCATTTAGTAAGAAAGAACCAGAATTACATATCTTAATCAATAATGCTGGAATTATGGGTGTACCATATGAAGAGACGAAGGATGGGTATGAAATTCAGTATCAAGTTAATTTTGCCAGTCATTTCTTATTGACATTTAAGTTATTGCCATTGATCAAGAAGGTAGCTCTGAAAGGTAGTATTCAACCAAGAATCATCCAGCTCACGTCTGGGGGACACCGAGCCTCATACAGGTATTTCCAACCTAGCGAAAATATGAATAAGTTCCCTAACATTTTGTATACTTGGTACCGTTATGGAGCTGCCAAATTAGCGTCCATACAATTCATGAATTTATTAGGTAAGGCGAATCCTGACATATTATGTGTTTCAGTTCACCCTGGAATTATATTCGGTACTGAGTTGTTTAAGTATTGGAAAAAAATGCCGATCTTTGGCTATTTGTCGTCCGCATCCATGTACGCCGTCGCTCCATTAATCGGTGTTCAAATCGAAGAAGGAAGTCTTTCTACTTTGAAAACCGCATTAGACCCTAAAATCAACCTGTTACAAGATAATGGTAAGTACTATGTTACAGGAGGTTCCGAAGGTTCTACTTCCAGGGTAGCccaaaatgaaaaagatgcTATAACTACTTGGAACTGGAATTTAGATTACATGAGGAAGCATAACTTTAATATTGATGCTCCAAAACTTTAG
- a CDS encoding DEHA2G07458p (similar to uniprot|A3GFG3 Pichia stipitis Predicted protein PICST_28236) has translation MFGLFSILNSLVSVIFPIFGSYKSVENYNNVANEIALSNVNIGGFQVPINALLRKSGDSTAGTENGEESLQRHLISIQKWMVYWIVYASLSVVESVFLLRYIVPMYSLIRLGISVWLISPMIIGPVGDTTESNNIVARKKEFDVFSQSGCGLCYYRFIKPWLDGEFKLFGGIDLSKIVSPSILGYINQYELIHYITSYLNLNKPGEDRSGSNFFELVKSKVVDSSGSYLFVNNCFSDKATGETSAAKDMRLNPNTLVEQTGADSTSVNVLYEEYDVVDKPGAQDSLGNIKTEPKIEKRKGWIW, from the exons ATGTTTGGGCTATTTAGTATCTTAAA TAGCTTAGTGTCGGTGATTTTCCCAATTTTTGGGTCATATAAATCAGTTGAAAATTATAACAATGTTGCAAATGAAATTGCGTTATCGAATGTTAATATTGGAGGGTTTCAAGTCCCGATTAATGCATTGCTAAGGAAGTCGGGAGACTCCACTGCTGGAACCGAAAATGGCGAAGAAAGTTTACAAAGACATTTAATATCGATACAGAAGTGGATGGTTTATTGGATAGTATACGCATCTTTAAGTGTTGTTGAGAGCGTGTTTTTGTTGCGGTACATTGTCCCGATGTACTCATTGATAAGGCTTGGGATATCGGTTTGGTTAATATCTCCCATGATTATTGGGCCAGTTGGAGATACTACGGAGAGTAACAACATTGTAGCTCGAAAGAAGGAATTTGATGTATTTCTGCAAAGTGGATGTGGATTATGCTACTATCGTTTTATTAAACCTTGGCTAGATGGcgaattcaaattatttggaGGGATTGACTTATCGAAGATCGTCTCGCCCTCGATTTTGGGATATATCAATCAGTACGAATTGATCCATTACATTACGCTGtacttgaatttgaataaacCTGGTGAGGATCGTTCTGGAAGTAACTTTTTTGAATTAGTAAAATCAAAGGTGGTGGATTCGAGTGGTTCGTATTTATTCGTGAACAACTGTTTTTCAGATAAAGCCACGGGTGAAACCTCTGCTGCAAAAGATATGCGTTTGAATCCAAATACTCTAGTTGAACAGACGGGAGCCGACTCTACCCTGGTGAATGTGTTgtatgaagaatatgatgTTGTTGATAAGCCTGGAGCTCAAGATAGCTTAGGAAACATCAAAACTGAGCCCAAGATCGAAAAGAGAAAGGGCTGGATTTGGTAA